A single genomic interval of Candidatus Baltobacteraceae bacterium harbors:
- a CDS encoding alpha/beta hydrolase: MISTIWADCADGVLTGARSCGAKGDAVVYVHGVGSTAAIWDYQLRAFGDSYQNLAIELRGNGVAKPEPDPAWITRAGFVNDVLAI; this comes from the coding sequence GTGATCTCCACTATTTGGGCCGATTGTGCCGACGGCGTGCTAACCGGCGCGCGCAGTTGTGGAGCGAAGGGCGATGCCGTCGTCTACGTTCACGGCGTGGGTTCGACCGCAGCTATCTGGGACTATCAACTGCGCGCGTTTGGCGACTCGTACCAAAACCTAGCCATCGAATTGCGCGGAAACGGCGTCGCGAAGCCGGAGCCCGATCCGGCCTGGATCACGCGCGCCGGATTCGTCAACGACGTTCTCGCCATC